Genomic DNA from Candidatus Binatia bacterium:
TCCCCACCCTGACCCGGACGCCGACGGCGACCGTCCCGGCCACCCTTTCGCCGACGATCAGTCCCACCACCGGCCCGTCGCAGACACCGACCGAAACGCCGACGATTACCGAAACGCCGACCATCACCGTCACCCCCACGATCACCCCAACCCCCACCGAGCCGCCGACCGCCGGACCGACGGACACCCCTACGGTAACGCCAACGATAACGGATACCCCGAACGCGACGGACACGCCGACAACGGGGCCGACGAACACGCCGACACCTACTGTTACCCCTACCGGCACACCGGTCTGCGGCGACGGATTCCTCGGCGTCGGCGAACGGTGCTGCACCGACCCTCCGGGGTGCGACGTTTCGTGTCTGGTGGCGGAATGCGGGCAGGGCGCTGTGTGCGCCGCCGACTGCGCCGTCAGTCCCTGCACGGCGCCAACACCGGGGACCTTCAAGACCTTCAACGTCGACCTCGGGTACCCGCCGGGTCAGGCGCCGCAGTCGGTAACGCTCCTGCTCGGGTACAAGAGCGCAAAGGTCAGCCTGCCCGGCTCCGGGACGGCGCCAGCGTCCCGTTTCATTTCGTGGCCGAGCAACACCACCCGCGGTGTGAACGACCTGAACTACGCAGTCCGCGTGGTCGCCTCGCGCTCCCTCGGCTTCAGTAATGGCCGCCTGTTCGTCGTCAACTTCGACGGCTGCACAGGCCAACCGGCCCCGGCCGCCTCGGAGTTCGGCTGCACCGTCGAGGGCTGCGGGTCGGCAACCGGGAGTATCGACGGTTGTTCGTGCACGGTCCGCTGAGCGCCGCGCGAAGACGGCGAACACGGCATGGGGTCGACGCCCACCAGGCGAGACCGGTGACAACCGCACCTTTGGCCCGCACCGTTGGACGGCCAAGTCGTGCGGCTTACAGGCCGACCGCGACGAGAGCCTTCGCGAGGCGCGGTCTGGTGTGTGGATCGGCGAACGGGAACGAGCCGAAGAAATCCGGTAACCGACGGGTTACGCTCGCTGACGATCCCCGCCCTCGCCACCTTCGCGCGCGTTTGACTGGCACGGAGCGGCACTTCATCGTGGCGCCACCGGAGGCACCGGGAGTCATGGCCTCGCACCTCTTTTTCGATCTCGATGGCACGGTGACGGACCCGCGCGACGGCATCGTGCGCTGCTTAGCTCACGCACTCGCGGCCCTCGGTAGGACGGTCCCTCCCGCCGACGTCCTCGAACGCTTCATCGGTCCACCACTGGCCCCGAGCTTCGAGACCCTCCTCGGCACGGCCGACGAGAACGTCATTCGGGAGGCAATCGCCTCGTACCGGGAGCGGTTCAGCCACACCGGCATCTTCGAGAACCGCGTGTATCCGGAGATCCCGTCCGCGCTTTCGGCGCTGACCGCGCGCGGCTTCTCGTTGTATCTCGTCACCTCCAAAGCCGATGTCTTTGCGCGCCGGATCCTGGATTACTTCGACCTGTCGCGGCACTTCACGCGCGTTTACGCCCCGGACCTGGACGATGTGCGGATCGTCAAGGCCACGCTCCTTCGTCGCGCGCTAGCGTCGGAAGGCGTTGCCGCGAGCGCCGCGGCGATGATCGGCGACCGCCGCGACGATATCGAGGCCGCCAGGGCGAACGGCGTCCGTTCAATTGGCGTCACCTGGGGATTCGGGACGCGCGAGGAGCTTGCGCGCGCGGGAGCCAACGACATCGTGAGCTCGGCGCCGGAACTCCTCGCGCTGGTATCCGATGTCTGACAGACGGGCGAAGCGGACGACACCTTCTCGACCGGCGAACCGTAACCAGCGGCATCGTGATGGCGGTGGTCCTCGACACGCGCGCCTGGCTCTGGTTCTACTCCCGCCGGAGCAGGCGGTCGAAGGCCGGTTGCGAAACCGACCAGCGTGAGCAACGCCGCAGCGGCCTGCGGTCTTGCGGCAGGCGCCTTGCAGCCCGGGGCACAAGACCGTAGGTTACATGTAACCATGAAGGAGGGTACCATGCCGTCTGTGTCGAAGCGTACGGCGCGAACCAGAAAACCGATCAGCGCGCGCGAGAAGGTGCGGGTTCATCGCGAGCGCTTGCGCGCCCAGGGTCTCCGCCCGGTGCAGGTGTGGCTACCCGATACGCGCTCCCCCGAGTTTGCCGCGGAAGCTTCCCGACAGTCGCGACGTGTTGGGTCAAGCCGATACGCGGCCACGGACCAAGCCTTCATCGATGCGATCTCGACCGGGGACGAAGAGTGAAGCGCGGGGACGTTTGGACTGCAGCCGGCGGCGCTGACTACGCGGGCAAACCGCGTCCGATCGTCATCGTGCAGGATGATCGCTTCGATGCAACCAGGTCAGTGACGATCTGTGCCTTCACGAGCGATCCGACGGAGGCGCCGCTCTTCCGTGTCGCCGTCGAACCAAACGAAACAAACGGCCTCAGGACGACCTCGCGGCTGATGGTCGACAAGATCAAGACGATCCCGAAGGCGAAACTGGGTACACGCATCGGAGAGCTCTCGCACACCGACATGGTGAGGGTTAACCGCGCGATGATGATCTTTCTCGGACTGGCGGGATGAGGGATGGACAATGAACTGCGTCCCGCTTCGGTTGTGACGCCCTTCCCCCCAATCGGCAATCCGGGTACCCCGCCAAACCACGACGACGCGGCCCGGTCGCCGCGTGCCCGAGTGCGATGCCCTACTCTTCAACGACGATCGAACGCGTCGACGTCGAGCGCTCGCGCAGGACGGCGAGCGCCCGGTACTCGGGAGAACCAAAGCACGCCGCGAGCTCGGCGAGGCTGTCGAACCTTATCACGACGATGCGATCCGGCGCCCAACCGCCTGCGACCGGGGTAACCCTGCTACTCCTCACCACGTACTCGCCCTTGTACCGCTCAATGACCGCCGGGACCCGGCGCATGTAGTCGTCGTAGACATCCTGGTCCTTGATCTTGATCTCGACAACCATGAACGCACTCATCGCTGACCTCTGGCGCTGTGCTCGGATCGGCGCTCAGGCCCCCGGTTCTTCGTGAATCCGACGCCGCCCCTCGATACGGCCCCTGAGAAGACAGGTCCTACTCGGGGCGAACGGGTCGGTTTCTTCCGAGACGGGCTGTTTCCGTTCGTGCCGAGTAGCGCCGTCTTTTCCGGCGCGCATCGAGGCGCGAGAGAGGTTCATGAGAACCAGGATCAGGATCGCGTCAGCGCGTCCAGCAACGCGTGCATGACCGCGTTGATGCGCAAAAACCGCCCCGCGTCCGCGACCATCGTCTCCGCCGACTGCACGTAAGGCCCCGCGACGAGATCGCCCGGGCAGTTGCCAATCAACTCCGCCGCCGACGCCGGCGTCGTCTCGAGGTGAAACTGCAAGCCCACCACGCGGTCGTCGAGACTGAACGCCTGATGCTCACAGGCCTCGCTGCGCGCGACATGGACCGCTCCCGCCGGCAGGTCGAAGGTGTCGCCGTGCCAGTGAAAAACCGGGGCCGGAGTCTGCGAACCGCGAGCGATCGGCGCCAGGGACCGGCCCGTCCGCGTACTTGCCCCCTCCGAAGCGAGCTCGATCGGGAACCAGCCGATTTCCCGGTGAGGGTTGCGGGAGACGCGGGCACCGAGGACATCGGCGATCAACTGCGCTCCGAGACAGACACCGAGAACGCGCTTGCCGGCCCCGATGGCCGCGGCAATCGCTCGTTTCTCGTCGACGAGCCACGGATACTCCCCCTCGTCGTACACGCCCATCGGGCCGCCCATCACGATCAGCCAGTCGTACGCCTCCGGCGACGGCGCCGCCCCACCGCCGTACCAGGGCGTCGCGGTCACCACATGGCCGCGCACCGCGGCCCAGTCGGCAATACTGCCCAGACCTTCGAATGGGACATGGAAGAACGAGTGTATGCGCATAGGACGACGTGTTAGGCGGTCACGGGATCAAGTTCCAGATGCTCCACCAGCGCTCGGTGCGCCGGGTTCGGCAGCGGACAGTCGTCGCCGGCTGGACCCGGACAAACTTCGCGCAACGCCTCGATGCGCGTTGCCGCTGCCACCACAACGTCCGATGGCAGCGTCCCGTCCAGCACGGCGCGCTCGACAGCCGCAAAGACCTCGCCGCCGCGTGCCAGATGCTCGCACACCAGCAGCATATCGGCGCCGGCACGCAGACTCGCCACCGCCGCGGCGCCGATATCCTGTTGCCCCGCGATCGCGCGCATCTCCAGGTCGTCGCTCGCAATCACGCCGCCGAAGCCCAACTCGCCGCGTAACAGCTCGGACAGGATGGCGCGCGACACCGTCGCGGGACGATCCGGGTCGAGCGCCGGAAAGACCACGTGCGCGGTCATGATCATCGGGATCTCCGCCGCCACGGCGGCGCGAAACGGAACCAGTTCGGTCCGCTCCAGCTCGGCACGCGAGCGCTGGACCCACGGCAGTTCGCGGTGCGAATCCACCGCCGTGTCGCCGTGACCCGGGAAGTGCTTCCCGCACGGAATCACGCCGGCGTCCCGCAAGCCACGCATCAGCGCGACGCCGAGTGAAGCCACCACCTGCGGGTCGGAAGACAGCGCCCGGTCGCCGATGACCGGGTTGGCCGGATTCGAGTGCACGTCGAGCACCGGGGCGAAGTTCAGATCGATGCCGGCCGCCGCCAGCTCGCGCCCCATGGCGAGGCCCACGCTGTACGCGAGTTCGGGATCGCCGCGACGGCCCAGTGCCGCCGCCGGGGGAAAACGGGTGAACGGATCATTGAGGCGTTGCACGCGCCCGCCCTCGTGGTCGACGGCAACCAGGGGCCGGCTGGGCAAGGCGTGCAGTTCGGCGGTCAGCGCGCGAAGCTGATCCACCGACTCGAAGTTGCGACGGAACAGTACGACGGTACCGGCGCAAAGCGCCACCAACTGCTCCCGCGTCGAGACCTCGATCGACGGCCCCGGAAGCCCGATGCAGAGCAGGCGGCCGATGGCACGGCACAGGTCGCGCGCGGTCGACAACTCCCGCGCCCGCCCTCGTCCCGCATCCGCCACGACAGACTCCTGCACCCGACGCATGGTGACGACTCTACCGAGGCCCGGCCACTCCCGGCAACCCTTGTCGCCGGACCCGACAGCGAGTAGACGACGAGTACAGACGGCTCCGCACTCCCCTGCGGCCGCGCGCGGGCGGGGTGCTCGCGGCCACGGAGACGAACCTTGACCAGGGCAGCGCGAACAGCTCCCGACTTTTCGGACCACGCACGTACGATCCTGCGCGAGCGCTATCTGCGGCGCGACGAAAACGGTGCGCTGGCGGAAGACTCGGACGGCATGCTGCAGCGGGTCGCCGTGGCCATCGCCGCACCCGCCGCCGCTTTCGGCGACGATCGCGCCTTCTGGGAGGCGCGATTCTTCGAGCGCCTCGCACGTTTCGAGTTCCTGCCGAATTCGCCCACCCTCATGAACGCCGGTCTTCCCGACGGACAACTGGCGGCCTGCTTCGTGCTGCCGGTCGAAGACGACCTCGACGCCATCTTCGGCGCGCTGGCGCGCATGGCGCGCATCCATCAGAGCGGCGGCGGCACCGGTTTTTCGTTCAGTCGCCTGCGCCCGTCCGACGACCACGTGCGCTCGACCGGCGGCCGCACGTCGGGCCCCGTTTCGTTCATGGATCTGTTCGACCGCACCACGGCGGTGATTCGCGCCGGCGGCCGCCGGCGCGGCGCCAACATGGGAGTCCTGCGGGTCGACCACCCGGACATCGAGGCCTTCGTCGCCGCCAAGCAGACCCCCGGACGGCTGGAGAACTTCAATCTATCGGTCGGCATTACCGACGCGTTCATGGCGGCGGTCGACGCCGGCAGTGCGTTTCCCTTGCGCAACCCGCGCACCGGGCGAACGGTGCGCAGCATCAACGCCAGCATGCTCTTCGAGACTATCGCCACCGCGGCATGGACCAACGGCGATCCGGGCCTCTTGTTTCTCGACGAGATCAACCGCCACAACCCGACACCCGGGCTGGGCGCCATCGAGGCTACCAACCCCTGCGGGGAGCAACCGCTGCTTCCGTACGAATCGTGCGTCCTCGCTTCCATCAACCTCGCCGCGTGTACCACCGACGAGGACATCGACTGGGAAAGGCTCGCTGCCGTCGCGCAGGACGCGGTGGTGTTCCTCGACAACGTGATCGAGGCCACCGGCCATCCTGCGGAGGAGATCCGCGCAGCGACGCTGCGGACCCGCAAGATCGGCCTCGGGGTCATGGGGCTCGCCGACGCGCTGGCGCGGCTCGGTATCCCTTACGACTGCGACGAAGCGCTGGCGCTCGGGGAAAAGCTGGCGGCCTTCATAACCCGGACAGCCCGGGCCAAGTCCAACGAACTTGGCGTTCGCCGCGGCTCTTTCCCGGCGTTTGCCGCCAGCGTGTGGCCACAGCGCGGCCACACGCACCTGCGCAACGCCACCACGACGTGCGTGGCTCCGACCGGAACGATCAGCCTGCTGGCGGGCGTTGCCAGCGGCATCGAGCCGTACTTCGCCCTGGCCGTGGCCCGGCGTGTCCTCGATGGCACCGTCCTCACGGACGTATTGCCAGCGATCGATCGCGCGCTCGACGCTCTGGGAGATGCCAGCGAGCCGGCGCGGCAACACATCCTGGCACACGGCTCGATCGGCAAACTCGCCGCTCTCCCGGCGGCTCTCCGCCGTCGCTACCCGATCGCACTCGAGATCGCACCGGAGCGCCATGTCCGTATGCAGGCCGCCTTCCAGGCGCACATGGACGCGGCGGTGTCGAAAACGGTGAATCTACCCGCCGAGGCACCCCTGTCGGCCGTCCGGGGCGTGTTCCGACTTGCACACCGCTTGCGTCTGAAAGGGATCACCGTATACCGCTACGGCACGCGCCCGGGTCAGACTCTGTCGCTCGTGCACGGCAACACGAGACACGACTGCCGGGAATGCGCGGAATGAAGCGAACGCGCAGGGAGGGAGGATGGGGATGGCGATCAGCTCGATAAATCCGGCGACAGGTGAGGTGGTGAGGCGGTTCAAGGCGGCGCCGCGCGCGGAGATCGAGCGGGCGCTCGCCGACGCCGACCGTGCCTTTCGGAGCTGGCGCGAACGTAGCATAGACGAACGCAGCCGCGTCTTGCTCCGGGCGGCCGAGGTGCTGCGGGAGCGCAAGGCCGCTTACGCCCGTCTCGTCACGCTCGAGATGGGCAAGCCCATTGCCCAGTCCGAGGCCGAGATCGAGAAGTGCGCCGAGGGATGCGAGTATTACGCCGTCGAGGCGGCGCGCATGCTTGCCGACGAGGCGGTGAAGATCGAAGGCGGGAAGAGCCTCATCGTTTTCCAGCCTCTTGGCGTCGTGCTCGCGGTGATGCCGTGGAACTTCCCCTTCTGGCAGGTGTTCCGTTTCGCCGCCCCGGCCCTGATGGCCGGCAACGTCGGCATCCTCAAACACGCCTCGAATGTACCGCAGTGTGCCCTGGCCATCGATGACGTGTTCC
This window encodes:
- the nagZ gene encoding beta-N-acetylhexosaminidase, which codes for MADAGRGRARELSTARDLCRAIGRLLCIGLPGPSIEVSTREQLVALCAGTVVLFRRNFESVDQLRALTAELHALPSRPLVAVDHEGGRVQRLNDPFTRFPPAAALGRRGDPELAYSVGLAMGRELAAAGIDLNFAPVLDVHSNPANPVIGDRALSSDPQVVASLGVALMRGLRDAGVIPCGKHFPGHGDTAVDSHRELPWVQRSRAELERTELVPFRAAVAAEIPMIMTAHVVFPALDPDRPATVSRAILSELLRGELGFGGVIASDDLEMRAIAGQQDIGAAAVASLRAGADMLLVCEHLARGGEVFAAVERAVLDGTLPSDVVVAAATRIEALREVCPGPAGDDCPLPNPAHRALVEHLELDPVTA
- a CDS encoding HAD hydrolase-like protein produces the protein MASHLFFDLDGTVTDPRDGIVRCLAHALAALGRTVPPADVLERFIGPPLAPSFETLLGTADENVIREAIASYRERFSHTGIFENRVYPEIPSALSALTARGFSLYLVTSKADVFARRILDYFDLSRHFTRVYAPDLDDVRIVKATLLRRALASEGVAASAAAMIGDRRDDIEAARANGVRSIGVTWGFGTREELARAGANDIVSSAPELLALVSDV
- a CDS encoding DUF1330 domain-containing protein: MVVEIKIKDQDVYDDYMRRVPAVIERYKGEYVVRSSRVTPVAGGWAPDRIVVIRFDSLAELAACFGSPEYRALAVLRERSTSTRSIVVEE
- a CDS encoding antitoxin MazE family protein, with protein sequence MPSVSKRTARTRKPISAREKVRVHRERLRAQGLRPVQVWLPDTRSPEFAAEASRQSRRVGSSRYAATDQAFIDAISTGDEE
- a CDS encoding type II toxin-antitoxin system PemK/MazF family toxin, coding for MKRGDVWTAAGGADYAGKPRPIVIVQDDRFDATRSVTICAFTSDPTEAPLFRVAVEPNETNGLRTTSRLMVDKIKTIPKAKLGTRIGELSHTDMVRVNRAMMIFLGLAG
- a CDS encoding amidotransferase; the protein is MRIHSFFHVPFEGLGSIADWAAVRGHVVTATPWYGGGAAPSPEAYDWLIVMGGPMGVYDEGEYPWLVDEKRAIAAAIGAGKRVLGVCLGAQLIADVLGARVSRNPHREIGWFPIELASEGASTRTGRSLAPIARGSQTPAPVFHWHGDTFDLPAGAVHVARSEACEHQAFSLDDRVVGLQFHLETTPASAAELIGNCPGDLVAGPYVQSAETMVADAGRFLRINAVMHALLDALTRS
- a CDS encoding adenosylcobalamin-dependent ribonucleoside-diphosphate reductase translates to MTRAARTAPDFSDHARTILRERYLRRDENGALAEDSDGMLQRVAVAIAAPAAAFGDDRAFWEARFFERLARFEFLPNSPTLMNAGLPDGQLAACFVLPVEDDLDAIFGALARMARIHQSGGGTGFSFSRLRPSDDHVRSTGGRTSGPVSFMDLFDRTTAVIRAGGRRRGANMGVLRVDHPDIEAFVAAKQTPGRLENFNLSVGITDAFMAAVDAGSAFPLRNPRTGRTVRSINASMLFETIATAAWTNGDPGLLFLDEINRHNPTPGLGAIEATNPCGEQPLLPYESCVLASINLAACTTDEDIDWERLAAVAQDAVVFLDNVIEATGHPAEEIRAATLRTRKIGLGVMGLADALARLGIPYDCDEALALGEKLAAFITRTARAKSNELGVRRGSFPAFAASVWPQRGHTHLRNATTTCVAPTGTISLLAGVASGIEPYFALAVARRVLDGTVLTDVLPAIDRALDALGDASEPARQHILAHGSIGKLAALPAALRRRYPIALEIAPERHVRMQAAFQAHMDAAVSKTVNLPAEAPLSAVRGVFRLAHRLRLKGITVYRYGTRPGQTLSLVHGNTRHDCRECAE